The sequence tcaccccaaccacagactgttctctCAACTCCCCCCCCGGGaagcgttacaggtctctctgcacccgaaccagcaggttctgacgcaaactgcatttcattgtctttgtccttgtactctgcacaatgacaataaagtggaatctaatctaatcgaATCTAAAATCTCACACCGCAATACCAGCCCCTGACACTAGAGGATGCCAAATGTTCAGTTCAAGAGGGCTTGCCAGATCCACTCGCCTTCCACCGAGCAGGAGTCAGAGTTCCCCTGCTCCAGCCATGACATTGGCAAGGCTGCCATCACACAATCCTCTATAGAGGGGATTGTGACGAGGGTGACAACTGACACGCATTATCTTGTTTTCTCTGTATGGGTGTGGCTTGCTTCCTCTAAGGTCATAATTCTACAAAGTGGGACACAAGCCTGCTAATTCTATCCCTGCCACGCTCAAGACACAGACACCATGACATTACTTAAATGCACATGAATGAGCCAAAGTGAATCTAATCGGTCTGTTTTTCACAAATGTTTTGAGGTAAAACTTTGATATATATGACAACCACCAATAATCTGCGCAACTGTTTTAACTGTTTACAGTGGTCATATCAAGGCCAGCATACTTTTTCAAAACACTGCCCAGTCAAAGTtgcttcattttttttaattctaaATGAACATTGGCCAATTGACTAGTCCAACTAATACATGTGGTGACCGTAAAAGGATGCCATATGCTGATCATGACAGAACCATACTTATGAGGGGCCACTATCAGGTGCTGGAAGACAGATACTAAGCACAGGTGTTGGTTCAGTCAAGAAGCTTAACCTGGTCAGCAGGACTCCGGCAAGGACATGGACAAAGATGTAAAGGTTACCAGTAGTAGGCCTACCAGCAGAAAcgatgtaagggataatgtatagaacgccggtcattattgggaaaataagtcccaacagggGACTTATTTTATGATGACATATTTTGTTAATCTATGTCATGTTGCTCCATTGTTACCAGACTTGACCAACTATGGAATTTTTGGAGTATTTGTGACAACACAATTGCACACAAACAATACTACAGACTCGATATTCGTTGTGTTATGTGCCATGGGCTTCTGTAGTCTCAAGAATACTTTAGAGGAATTTGTTTACCCTACAATAATGCCAAAGCATTCTGAGTACATGCTTGCACCGGGTATCTACAGTACAAAGCTTGCCTGTTTACTCATAGGTGGTGTATTTACATCTCATAATCATCAGCTCTCATTAGCCGTGGTATATATAGGTTCTAAGTAATGGCATTATTCTCTCTGTATGACAGACAAGGCTCAGGTCGGATAAGGACCTATTAAAGCTCACTGTCTTACTTTAAGAGTCAGATGTTAAAGACTTGGTCACTAGGATTTAGGCAGCAACTAACACTGATTCTATAACCTCACAATTCAGACATCCACATATGGTCTATATAAGCAATTGGATTTGGAATATGGTGAGAAGGCCATATGGGAATAAAGGTTCTGCAGTTCTGACCTGTATTTTATCccaaacatacagtaggctatgtttatgAATAAAGAGAGCATGTCCTTTGGTCTATTGATCCCTGATGAGAAAATGCTTGAAGATGTTGTTCTACAGCTACCACCTGCTAAGAAATCATTCacatatgtttgttttgctcagACTTTCTGGAACTCATTATTAATGTCCATTTTAAAGATCTGCCAGATGTTAATCTCTCACCACAGCATTAAATGACTGAATTAAACAGTCACTAACTTTCTCTAGCCTAAAGGTTTGCGGAATTTTTTAATTCATCATATGTTTAGAAAATACTAGTGATGTAGACACGAGGGAAACTCACCTTGAAACAGTGCGTCTTCTGCTCGCCGTCCCAGATAGTGCGTGGCAGGGGAAACTTCTTGCGAATGCGATACTTCTCCACGGGCCCCAGCGGCCTCCCCCGCAGCCGTTCCGCCTCGCGGTAGTGTGCGTCCAGCCACAGGTCCTGGAGCTTGGCGTGCGACTCGCGCGTAAAGCGATGGCTCTGTAGGATCTGGTAGAGCGCCTCGAAGTTCCCCGTGTGGAACGCCACAAGGGCCCTGGCGCGCATTACCGATTCGTGTCGGTTCAGGGCCTCGCCTGACGAGCCCGGTACAGCAGCCGGTAGAGACCAGAGAAAGCGACCCAGACGCTCAATGTCCCCCGTCTCTTCCAGGTTCTCGCACACGCGAGCCACCTGCTCCGGTGTGAACATTGGCAATGGGAACATGTTTCGTTCAGTCCACCTTCACTTAGGCTAAAATCACCTATGCGATCAAAAGTTGTTTGAGAGCTCTTTTTTGACAGACTAAAGATCGGTGTAAAAGTTGCCTGAGCGCATATCCATTCACGACGAGACCGATGCGTAAGAAGGAAGCCTTAATTATAAAGGCTCCATTTCCCTGCTCCTCTCGGTAAAGCTAATCTCACTTGGTACTCTAAAGCGTGTTGAGCAAGTTCTAGTAAGAAAGAGGAACCATGAGTCAACCCGTATTTATACGGAGATACAATTAGCATCTTTGTAGTTGTTTTGAGAAGGATTATACGCCTCGGTCATTAGCCACTTCGCagcagggaaggagagaggggggcaggtGACTGCCTGATCAGCTTGTTAGACTAAGCCGAGGGATACATTAACTGTCAAGACCGCTAACAACAACGTGATTTAATTGGTTTGATTAATATGGAAACGGAGGACAGTAATTGCAAATGAGTGCGTGTCACCACTGAATATCTAAATGTAGATTAGGCCTACATGGTGACCTGTTGATTGGGAAAAGGTTATTTGAATTCGTTAGTGTTATTTTGAGATGGCAAGTGCTTGGCTAGACATACCTAGTAGGCCCTGGACTACTTATGAGGATAGCCCTACATTAAGTGAGATAAATGGCTATCCTGAAGTGTTGGGAATAAGCCTACCATAAATGTGTAATTTTCTTTTGACTAGTTATCTAAATCACCAATTGCATAGGTTAGATTTCTGACTTTGGCACTAAGGTAGCCTAACTCTTGTAGATATATTTACATGGTAATGAAGCAAggatcctgtgtgtgttttaatgaggATTGCTCTCTGCCAAGCTCTTAGGTCATGACAATCAGTAGCACATGCAAGCATCCCTTTGACCAAGAACACACTTCAAGACACATGTTGTGCACCAACAAGGCTGACAAGTTAATGCCGTAGTAATTAAAATGGACAGTGTAACACCTTATAGCCCAACCTTTGGAATACATAACCCCGGGGCAACACGCTAGGCTATAGAGCTGGTGGATTGTCAGCTGCCCACCTCTCTCTCAGGGGTCAAGACATTACGAGTGATCTGGTTCAGTCCCTGCGAATCCTGACTAGTATTAACCGGTCCCTTGAGGAAACAATTTGCTTATTAATCCGGCTAACCTCAGACATCTGTTTGACACATTTGGCAcaacaaaagtttttttttctccaatcAATCCCCACACATTAATAAGGCTTTAGAGTGAAATAATTGAAAATGTTTGACTTTATTACAGTTTGACAAGAGATGTCTGGGGTTACAACTGGGGTACAACTGGGGTACAACTGGGGTTAGTCTTTGTCTGTGTAAAgtaaattaggcctacaactaAAAATGGAATGATAATTTCAGATCACATAGGGAGATTAGATTCTTCTTTCATTAACCTGTCTAAATGATCTTGCTGTATTTAACAAGGTTTGCCtgagattgttttgtttaagaggtTGTAGTCAGGTAAAGGGTCACGCTTTATTATAAGGTGATGGGTTTAGCCATTTCTGATAATCTGTCTGGAAGGTTGTTCGTACAAAAGACCACATATTAGCCTATGAGAAGGAGATGGTGGTCTCCAGAAAATCCTTATTGATTAATTTGGGCAGTTCATTGAAGGTAAAGAATAAAGCTTGTCTGTATGCAGTTGAGTTTCTGAGAAAacatccagtaggcctactaggAACTTCAGGGTTGAAATTGTTCTATGGTATAATTTAACACTGGAGTTTAATTACATATGGAATAAGCAGAATATGGGCAAACATGCATTCTTAGACAATATATGTTAATTGTATTGTATGGTTCTatagaaaatgcaatattgccaTTGTGACAGGCCTGTAGTCAGGTCAGCATGAGCTTTTagatttttttgcattttcgtTCAAATAGTTTGTTTCTCTTTGTAAGGAATATTTGGGAAATTGGCTTAAATATTGTAATGCTATTTGAACAGATCAGGTCTCAGATAATGTGtctattactgtatgtgtgtctccaaTGGGTCCATGCTGCAGAAAAAGGGATGTGTACAAACATGAAGTAAataaaaaggagaagagagcacACATGTAAGGAGAAGAGCTCAGTGtgtcagacacaacacacacacacacacacacacacacacacacaacacacacacacacacacacacacacacacaacacacacacacacacacacacacacacacacacacacacacacacactgactcaaccacctcactctcacacatacacacatgcacacacacatacacacttatgaggggccgtctaggccttaattcatacttggtcttacacacactatcataatcttgcacatacaccactatactcatgcacactcactattatagtcattttacatgtatgtatgagagggtatagtcgtgtatgtgagagagtatagtagtgtatgtgaaggagtatagtagtgaatgtgagagagtatagtagtgtatgtgagagagtaaagagtatagtagtgtatgtgagagagtatagtagtgtatgtgagagagtttagtagtatatgtgagagaatatgacttcgccagacaaaaggagctggtagcctaggctattacaatagaataggcacccctcatgtctttgtagcctaatttgcattcggtttgcagtagtagtttaatatttagtcacataggACTTGGCTGATTTTTTCCTCGACCACTAGGTCTACACAaacattgttgacagtgtaggtcccgccccttccttgattttaattggctacctagagagaagtgacattgacaaaccaatcaggaactgagaaatcaaactccttccgtttcatgcaaactccctttcgtttcatgcaaactctctcacacacaccactatactctctcgcattcaccactatactctctcacattcactactatactctcttgcattcactactataccttctcgcatacactactagactctctcgcatacactactaaactctctttcgcatacactattatactctctcacatacactactaaactctctcgcatacactactatactctcttgcatacactagtattacattacattacatttggctgacgctttttaaccaaagcgactaacaacatggtaaacagtaagttttggaacaattctcacaattttaggacagtatactctctcgcatactaaactctctctcacatacactactatactctctcacatactctaccaaactctctcacatacactactatactctctcacatacactactatagtctctcacatatatGACTATActatctcacatacactactatagtctctcacatacactactatattctctcacatatactactatactctctcacatacactactatactctttactctctcacatacactactatactctctcacattcactactttactccttcacatacactactatactctctcacatacacgactataccctctcatacatacatgtaaaatgactataatagtgagtgtgcatgagtatagtggtgtatgtgcaagattatTAGGCGGTTACACACTTTTGAGAGAAGACTGACTATCTGTCCAGAGACTAATTTAGCCCATATCCATATCGCAAGACAAAGAAAGTGATGTTGAgggaatatactaaatatactaaaatacaaattatactaaataaaacttaatctaaatcaattctaaaaaacagtatccacatagtgggtgattaatcaatcaggtgcgcttgtaatgactgaagcagggactgagcctgtggtcctctgtgcataaggtaaggtaaggtgatCTTTGTGACTAACAACAACTAAGCTAGCAAATATTTGGGCAATATACAATAACAATATTCCGTCTACATATGTttgcccctaacacacacaaatgcacccccctcacacacacacacacacacacacaaacactgacacacatacaaatacacgtAACATCTTCCAAGTATACCATGTTGGAGCCCCACTTGGTATAATTAATTAGGCTTAAACTGAGACTCTCAGCTTAAGAAAAAGAGCTGTTGATtttttggtgtatgtgtgtgtgtgtgtgtgtgtgtgtgtgtgtgtgtgtgtgtgcgtgtgtgtgtgtgtgtgtgtgtgtgtgtgtgtgtcggtgtcagTGTGGGGAGGGGTGGCATTACCATCAGTGCCAGTaaacccacacaaacataattAACAAGCAATGTGGGTGGAGAACTAATTAGTATTATCTCCTTATCAGCCTGCCCGATTCCTAAAGACAAGACGGTCAGGAACACACAAACCGTGCTTAatggggggcacacacacacacacacacacacacacacacacacacacacacacacacacactaattcccCCCACTGCAAATGAGTTGAGGCTAATTACCAACTCGTTTGCAAGTCAATGACCAGTATCCTCTCAGTAGCCTCTGACCTGTCCTAAAGCcgtccccccccaccaccaccaccctgatTGGCCTAAGGGGTTGCGTGCTGATGATCTTCACCAAATAAACGACTGCTATACTTCCCCTTTGCCCCTATCCCCTTCTGATGGGGAGGGAATGACAaaagcacccccacccccaaaccaCCCCATCCCttcaaaacacacatatacattaagTCAATCACAGACAGACTTATAGGTATTGGTATAGGTATACAACTTGggtacacagagacacagacacacacacacacacacacacacacacacacacacacacacacacacacacacacacacacgcacacacacaaagtcactcatgcacacaaatacactcatacacttacacacacacacttatatccACATAACATCATATCTctctatcaaacacacacacacacacacacacacacacacacacacacacacacacacacacacatatacacatacacatacatacacacacagagacatagacatctctccacacaaacatacacatcactgacagaaatctctctctctctttccctctctctttccctctctctctccttctctctctctccctctctccattccaCCCAAGCCCACCCTGAGAGGAGGGTGTAGCGAGCGCCAGACGGGGGAGCCATCAGAGAAACAAATATTGTCAGAGCCCGTGGGAGTcgcctctcctcacctccccaGCAGGGATGAGGGATCAGGGCCGACGGCCGAGGAAGGGGAAGTGTCGCTCTTTAACGCTCCTCAGGGTGTTTGTGCATTGGGGTATCTGATGGCGTCAACAAACATCAAACTGACTGGAGCATAATCCAACTCACTTCAGGATGTTTTGCGCAGCTGATATCTGCATTATTACCTGCAAGG comes from Alosa sapidissima isolate fAloSap1 chromosome 18, fAloSap1.pri, whole genome shotgun sequence and encodes:
- the six7 gene encoding SIX homeobox 7, with protein sequence MFPLPMFTPEQVARVCENLEETGDIERLGRFLWSLPAAVPGSSGEALNRHESVMRARALVAFHTGNFEALYQILQSHRFTRESHAKLQDLWLDAHYREAERLRGRPLGPVEKYRIRKKFPLPRTIWDGEQKTHCFKERTRSLLREWYLQDPYPNPSRKRHLAQATGLTPTQVGNWFKNRRQRDRAASAKNRLQQDPSLHPSGSSPECSSQDHHLSSPQRGHGSPLASDCSSGTGPRGTRASTPDISVSSDSEFEP